In a genomic window of Curtobacterium flaccumfaciens pv. betae:
- the folP gene encoding dihydropteroate synthase — protein MTGLPDGTAGTPLARRAGTGVVGPPTGAAGPGWVVPDLRHPVRTFGRRTIDFDHRIAVMAIVNRTPDSFHDRGATFELDRAVAASVRAAEQGADWVDIGGVKFAPGPELPASDEIDRVVPVVEQLAQQSDVVISVDTFRPEVAAAAIAAGATVVNDTTGLSDPRMAAVVADSEATVVITHSLAEPRRPLPAPPQYGDIAGEVVAFLRERVDRALAAGIPESRIIVDPGHDLHKNTVHTLELTRRLPEVVALGYPVLAAVSNKDFVGESLGRPRGERLSGSLAVATVSAMLGARIVRMHDVAESVDAMRMVEATLGWRTPVESRHNT, from the coding sequence ATGACGGGCCTCCCCGACGGCACGGCCGGCACGCCGCTGGCGCGTCGCGCCGGAACCGGCGTCGTGGGCCCACCGACCGGCGCGGCCGGACCCGGCTGGGTCGTGCCGGACCTGCGCCACCCGGTCCGGACGTTCGGCCGCCGCACCATCGACTTCGACCACCGCATCGCCGTGATGGCGATCGTGAACCGCACCCCCGACTCGTTCCACGACCGCGGCGCCACCTTCGAGCTCGACCGGGCCGTCGCCGCCTCGGTGCGCGCCGCCGAGCAGGGCGCCGACTGGGTCGACATCGGCGGCGTGAAGTTCGCCCCCGGCCCGGAGCTGCCCGCCTCCGACGAGATCGACCGTGTCGTGCCCGTCGTCGAGCAGCTCGCCCAGCAGTCCGACGTCGTGATCAGCGTCGACACCTTCCGTCCCGAGGTCGCCGCGGCGGCGATCGCGGCCGGGGCGACCGTCGTCAACGACACCACCGGCCTGTCCGACCCGCGGATGGCCGCCGTGGTCGCCGACTCCGAGGCCACCGTCGTCATCACGCACTCTCTCGCCGAACCCCGACGGCCCCTGCCGGCGCCGCCGCAGTACGGCGACATCGCGGGCGAGGTCGTCGCGTTCCTGCGCGAACGGGTCGACCGGGCACTCGCCGCGGGCATCCCCGAGTCGCGGATCATCGTCGACCCGGGCCACGACCTGCACAAGAACACCGTGCACACCCTCGAGCTCACCCGTCGACTGCCCGAGGTCGTCGCGCTCGGCTACCCGGTCCTCGCCGCGGTGTCGAACAAGGACTTCGTGGGGGAGTCGCTCGGCCGCCCCCGCGGTGAACGGCTCTCCGGATCGCTCGCCGTGGCGACCGTGAGCGCGATGCTCGGCGCCCGGATCGTCCGCATGCACGACGTCGCCGAGAGCGTCGACGCGATGCGCATGGTCGAGGCCACGCTCGGATGGCGCACCCCCGTGGAATCGAGGCACAACACGTGA
- the folE gene encoding GTP cyclohydrolase I, whose translation MDRARVEAAVRELLLAIGEDPDRPELTRTPSRVADSYAEFFSGIGTDAVAIARDGTVHAEDGERGRLVIVRDVKFRSVCEHHLLPFLGVAHLAYAPGDRLIGLGTLARVLDAVASRPQLQERLGEQVAATIAEGLGAEGVLVVLDAQHQCVTTRGERQTGSTTVTVAATGSLADTAGRAEAIALIGAGRATDAGHDASAGADA comes from the coding sequence ATGGACCGCGCCCGTGTCGAGGCCGCCGTCCGCGAGCTGCTGCTCGCCATCGGCGAGGATCCCGACCGCCCGGAACTCACCCGCACCCCCTCCCGTGTCGCCGACTCGTACGCCGAGTTCTTCTCCGGGATCGGCACCGACGCGGTCGCCATCGCCCGGGACGGCACCGTGCACGCCGAGGACGGTGAGCGCGGTCGGCTCGTCATCGTCCGCGACGTCAAGTTCCGCTCCGTCTGCGAGCACCACCTGCTGCCGTTCCTCGGGGTCGCGCACCTGGCGTACGCGCCGGGCGATCGCCTCATCGGGCTCGGCACGCTGGCGCGGGTGCTCGACGCGGTGGCCTCCCGTCCGCAGCTGCAGGAGCGGCTCGGCGAACAGGTCGCCGCGACCATCGCCGAGGGGCTCGGCGCCGAGGGCGTCCTGGTGGTCCTCGACGCCCAGCACCAGTGCGTCACGACGCGTGGGGAGCGCCAGACCGGTTCGACGACCGTGACGGTGGCCGCGACCGGTTCGCTGGCCGACACGGCGGGACGGGCCGAGGCGATCGCGCTCATCGGCGCGGGGCGTGCGACGGACGCCGGGCACGACGCGAGTGCCGGGGCGGACGCATGA
- a CDS encoding NCS2 family permease gives MVSAPQTDTTPRNRFATGLDRFFSITQRGSSIPREVRGGLVSFVTMAYIVILNPLILGGFSADQAAKDVSGGWLENAQVAAATGLVAGVMTIAMGIIANLPFGIAAGLGINSFLAVSVVHQVTWAEAMGLVVINGVIIVILALTGIRTMIFTAVPAQLKAAITVGIGLFIAFIGLVDSGFVRSSGLASPPLQLGEDGSVGALPTIVFLIGLIIIGTLMARRVKGALLIGIVATTIIAIILQAIFQVPTSVDSKTGWNLNAPGLPSALFAVPDLSLVGHADVFGAFTRIGPLAASMLVFTLVFTNFFDAMGTMTGLAKAAGVAKPDGTFPRLKSALVVEGVGAIAGGGASVSSNTVFIDSASGIGEGARTGMASVVTGLLFLASMFLTPLTQVVPLEVAAAGLVVVGALMVAQVADISWSDFGSALPAFLTIVVMPLTYSIANGIGAGFISWVLIKLLSGRGREVSWLLYVVAAGFLLYFARGPLEALLGVG, from the coding sequence GTGGTGAGCGCCCCGCAGACCGACACCACGCCCCGGAACCGCTTCGCGACCGGCCTCGATCGATTCTTTTCCATCACGCAACGCGGATCGTCGATCCCCCGCGAGGTCCGCGGTGGCCTCGTCTCGTTCGTGACGATGGCGTACATCGTCATCCTGAACCCCCTCATCCTCGGCGGGTTCAGCGCCGACCAGGCCGCCAAGGACGTCAGCGGCGGATGGCTCGAGAACGCTCAGGTGGCCGCGGCGACCGGACTCGTCGCCGGCGTCATGACCATCGCGATGGGCATCATCGCGAACCTGCCGTTCGGCATCGCCGCGGGGCTCGGGATCAACTCGTTCCTCGCCGTCAGCGTCGTGCACCAGGTCACCTGGGCCGAGGCGATGGGGCTGGTCGTCATCAACGGTGTGATCATCGTGATCCTCGCGTTGACCGGCATCCGGACGATGATCTTCACCGCCGTCCCGGCACAGCTCAAGGCAGCCATCACGGTCGGCATCGGCCTGTTCATCGCGTTCATCGGGCTCGTCGACTCCGGCTTCGTGCGGTCCTCCGGGCTCGCGTCGCCGCCGCTGCAGCTCGGCGAGGACGGCTCCGTCGGCGCCCTGCCGACCATCGTGTTCCTGATCGGCCTGATCATCATCGGCACGCTCATGGCCCGCCGGGTCAAGGGTGCGCTGCTCATCGGCATCGTCGCGACCACGATCATCGCGATCATCCTGCAGGCGATCTTCCAGGTGCCGACGTCGGTCGACTCGAAGACCGGCTGGAACCTCAACGCCCCCGGCCTGCCGAGCGCACTGTTCGCCGTGCCGGACCTGTCGCTCGTCGGCCACGCCGACGTCTTCGGTGCCTTCACCCGCATCGGCCCGCTCGCCGCGTCGATGCTCGTCTTCACCCTCGTCTTCACGAACTTCTTCGACGCCATGGGCACCATGACCGGTCTCGCCAAGGCCGCCGGTGTCGCGAAGCCCGACGGCACGTTCCCCCGCCTGAAGTCGGCGCTCGTCGTCGAGGGCGTCGGCGCGATCGCCGGTGGTGGCGCGTCGGTGTCGTCGAACACGGTCTTCATCGACTCGGCTTCCGGCATCGGGGAGGGCGCCCGCACGGGCATGGCCTCGGTCGTCACCGGCCTGCTGTTCCTGGCGTCGATGTTCCTCACGCCGCTCACCCAGGTCGTCCCGCTCGAGGTCGCCGCCGCCGGGCTCGTCGTCGTCGGTGCGCTCATGGTCGCGCAGGTCGCGGACATCTCGTGGTCGGACTTCGGCTCGGCCCTGCCGGCGTTCCTGACGATCGTCGTCATGCCGCTGACCTACTCGATCGCGAACGGCATCGGCGCCGGCTTCATCAGCTGGGTGCTCATCAAGCTGCTGTCCGGCCGTGGCCGTGAGGTCTCGTGGCTGCTCTACGTCGTCGCCGCGGGCTTCCTGCTGTACTTCGCGCGGGGGCCGCTGGAGGCGCTGCTCGGCGTCGGCTGA